One Synechococcus sp. PROS-9-1 DNA window includes the following coding sequences:
- the bchL gene encoding ferredoxin:protochlorophyllide reductase (ATP-dependent) iron-sulfur ATP-binding protein — protein sequence MTTTLTRPADGDGSVQVHQDPGTKIEEGALVIAVYGKGGIGKSTTSSNLSAAFSKLGKRVLQIGCDPKHDSTFTLTHKMVPTVIDILEEVDFHSEELRPEDFMFTGYNGVKCVESGGPPAGTGCGGYVTGQTVKLLKEHHLLEDTDVVIFDVLGDVVCGGFAAPLQHANYCLIVTANDFDSIFAMNRIVQAIQAKAKNYKVRLGGVVANRSVGTDQIDKFNARTGLRTMAHFQDVDAIRRSRLKKCTIFEMDENEEGVKAVQEEYIRLASNMLDNVEPLEAVSLKDREIFDLLGFD from the coding sequence ATGACCACAACTCTCACCCGTCCGGCGGACGGTGACGGCAGTGTTCAGGTCCATCAGGACCCAGGGACAAAAATTGAGGAGGGAGCTCTTGTCATTGCCGTCTATGGCAAAGGCGGCATCGGCAAATCCACTACCTCTTCCAACCTGTCTGCCGCGTTTTCAAAACTAGGCAAACGCGTGCTCCAGATTGGCTGTGACCCTAAGCACGACAGCACATTCACCCTCACCCACAAAATGGTGCCAACGGTAATTGACATTCTCGAGGAGGTGGACTTTCACAGCGAAGAGCTCCGCCCCGAGGACTTCATGTTCACCGGATACAACGGTGTGAAGTGCGTGGAAAGCGGAGGACCACCTGCCGGAACCGGGTGCGGCGGCTATGTCACCGGCCAAACCGTGAAGCTGCTGAAGGAGCACCATCTTCTCGAAGACACCGATGTGGTGATCTTTGACGTGCTGGGCGATGTTGTTTGCGGTGGCTTCGCTGCTCCGCTTCAACACGCGAACTATTGCCTGATCGTGACTGCTAACGATTTTGATTCCATCTTCGCGATGAACAGAATCGTGCAGGCGATCCAAGCCAAGGCAAAAAACTACAAGGTTCGCCTCGGAGGAGTGGTAGCCAATCGCTCCGTTGGTACGGACCAAATCGACAAATTCAATGCACGTACGGGCCTACGTACGATGGCTCATTTCCAGGATGTGGACGCTATTCGACGTTCACGCCTGAAGAAATGCACCATTTTCGAGATGGACGAAAACGAGGAAGGGGTGAAAGCCGTTCAAGAGGAATACATTCGATTGGCCAGCAATATGCTGGACAATGTTGAGCCCCTAGAAGCCGTATCCCTGAAAGACAGGGAGATCTTTGACCTTCTCGGTTTCGACTGA
- a CDS encoding protochlorophyllide reductase: MGTPGTVLITGTTSGVGLNATNALIRQGWSVITANRNPQRAAGAADELGIPRDRLQHILMDLGDLESVRHAVENLSNGVDALVCNAAVYDPKLKQPKRSPQGYELSMATNHLGHFLLIQLLLDRIKASQHPSKRIVILGTVTANSKELGGKIPIPAPADLGDLSGFEAGFQDPVSMASGQVFKPGKAYKDSKLCNMITTQELHRRIHEDTGISCTSLYPGCVADTPLFRNTPKAFQVIFPWFQKKITGGYVSQALAGERVAMVVANPEFNQSGVHWSWGNRQKKDGKQFSQELSDKATNPDVARRVWELSMKLVGL, encoded by the coding sequence ATGGGAACACCCGGCACCGTTCTCATTACGGGAACAACCTCTGGTGTGGGCTTGAACGCCACAAATGCCCTGATTCGACAGGGTTGGTCTGTAATTACGGCCAATCGCAACCCTCAGCGAGCTGCTGGTGCTGCTGATGAGCTTGGTATCCCTCGCGATCGACTTCAGCACATCCTGATGGATTTAGGGGATTTAGAGAGTGTCCGTCATGCGGTTGAGAACCTCTCGAATGGGGTTGATGCGCTGGTTTGTAATGCGGCGGTCTATGACCCCAAGTTGAAACAGCCCAAGCGTTCGCCGCAGGGTTACGAATTGTCGATGGCCACGAACCATTTGGGTCATTTCTTGTTGATTCAGCTGCTGCTCGATCGCATCAAAGCCTCACAGCATCCCTCGAAAAGGATTGTGATTCTTGGCACTGTGACTGCTAATTCGAAGGAACTTGGCGGCAAAATCCCAATACCAGCGCCGGCTGATCTTGGTGATCTCTCAGGTTTCGAAGCTGGCTTTCAAGATCCGGTTTCGATGGCGAGTGGACAGGTGTTTAAGCCAGGCAAGGCTTACAAAGACAGCAAGCTGTGCAACATGATCACCACCCAGGAACTGCATCGACGGATCCACGAGGACACCGGGATTAGCTGCACGTCTCTTTATCCCGGTTGTGTCGCTGATACTCCCTTATTTCGAAACACCCCAAAAGCATTTCAAGTGATCTTCCCTTGGTTCCAGAAAAAGATTACGGGCGGTTATGTCTCTCAGGCTCTAGCTGGTGAACGGGTCGCAATGGTGGTGGCGAATCCCGAGTTCAACCAATCTGGTGTGCATTGGAGTTGGGGAAACCGTCAAAAGAAAGATGGCAAACAGTTCAGTCAAGAACTGTCTGACAAGGCGACAAACCCAGATGTCGCCCGTCGGGTTTGGGAGCTTTCGATGAAACTCGTGGGTCTCTGA
- the psaM gene encoding photosystem I reaction center subunit XII, which yields MVTSITQAEVLIALVVAAHAGVLAVRLCVSLYRA from the coding sequence ATGGTCACTTCTATTACTCAAGCTGAAGTTTTGATCGCCCTAGTGGTGGCTGCCCATGCCGGCGTGTTGGCCGTGCGCCTTTGTGTGAGCTTGTATCGGGCGTGA
- a CDS encoding CRR6 family NdhI maturation factor: MDAPSRKQPVVIDAAAIQTLDLRALNPWMERPLINLLGDGAGLELQYNWPRDSDDPRELSECPEPRLWALRADAIYPWLPLVLERSGGSLIQHVAMVVPHDFSPSEGIRFDPQALEIWITHRFMLLDHLGQHLPQSQRGNLLQMAATIGYEVDAAFWTLLDQR; the protein is encoded by the coding sequence ATGGATGCCCCAAGTCGTAAGCAACCGGTTGTTATCGATGCCGCTGCCATTCAAACGCTTGATCTCAGGGCGCTGAACCCATGGATGGAACGGCCGCTCATCAACCTTCTCGGCGATGGTGCAGGGTTAGAGCTCCAGTACAACTGGCCACGGGATTCCGATGATCCCAGAGAGCTGAGTGAATGCCCAGAGCCCCGTCTTTGGGCGCTCAGGGCAGATGCCATTTACCCCTGGCTTCCCCTAGTGCTGGAACGCTCTGGCGGAAGCCTGATCCAACATGTCGCGATGGTGGTTCCCCACGACTTCAGTCCAAGTGAAGGGATTCGCTTCGACCCTCAGGCCCTGGAGATCTGGATCACCCACCGGTTCATGCTGCTCGATCACCTGGGACAACACCTTCCTCAATCTCAGCGGGGGAACTTGCTCCAGATGGCGGCCACCATTGGCTATGAGGTGGATGCAGCGTTCTGGACCCTCCTTGATCAACGCTGA
- a CDS encoding sulfite exporter TauE/SafE family protein: MEILDWLLVVPLGLLAGGLAGLLGIGGGLIFAPLLLWMGLTPHQALATSTFAILPTALSGTATHLRARTVPAQAGLAIGIAAFVTALIFSRLGRLAAGWHLLALQALLYLFLACTIQSRSNDSGSDQDQTFSLPGLTGVGGLAGFAGGMLGLGGGLVMVPVMVRGLAVPIRLAIRFSTVAVACSTAAASLQFLSEGRGQPTLGLILGGVAAVGAQWSASRLDDVRADRLAWMLRGLAILLALDSARRAFQLALIG, translated from the coding sequence ATGGAGATTTTGGATTGGCTGCTGGTGGTGCCTCTGGGGCTGCTTGCCGGTGGATTGGCCGGACTGCTGGGAATTGGAGGTGGTTTGATTTTTGCCCCTTTGTTGCTCTGGATGGGATTAACACCGCATCAGGCTTTGGCGACAAGCACCTTTGCCATTCTGCCGACGGCCCTCAGCGGCACGGCCACGCACCTTCGCGCGCGAACTGTGCCTGCTCAGGCTGGATTGGCGATTGGTATCGCCGCTTTTGTGACGGCATTGATCTTTAGTCGTTTGGGGCGCTTGGCCGCTGGCTGGCATTTGTTAGCGCTGCAAGCTCTTCTTTATTTGTTTTTGGCTTGCACGATTCAGTCGCGTTCCAACGATTCGGGGTCTGATCAGGATCAGACGTTTTCGCTGCCAGGACTCACAGGCGTGGGAGGTTTGGCAGGATTTGCCGGCGGAATGCTGGGCTTAGGTGGCGGGCTCGTGATGGTGCCCGTGATGGTGCGTGGGTTGGCAGTGCCGATTCGACTTGCGATCCGATTCAGCACGGTGGCAGTGGCTTGTTCCACCGCGGCGGCGTCGCTTCAGTTCCTATCTGAAGGGAGAGGGCAACCCACGCTGGGCCTGATTCTGGGTGGAGTGGCTGCAGTGGGCGCTCAGTGGAGCGCATCGCGTTTGGATGACGTGAGGGCTGATCGGCTGGCCTGGATGCTGCGTGGGCTAGCGATCCTGTTGGCTTTGGATAGTGCCCGAAGAGCATTCCAGCTTGCGCTGATCGGTTGA
- a CDS encoding lipoate--protein ligase family protein, protein MSIPASCRSEFGTLGRLIPAVAGQGPEHMAFDALLLEHCQSTTNPGPVLRFYLWEGSWLSLGRHQTPQSNHWLDLVRNGRLNMVRRPSGGGAVLHGGGLTYALIWPDPPRQRREAYRRVNAWISSGLARLGLELHSGDDPALAGSQDCFASATTADLVDRSGHKRIGSAQFWQRGHLLQHGEIPLAPSQQLWEEVFGTAPPCWQSTAPSAASVEAALTEAIAELWPGLPWGVTPISGREQQLVAERAADYELNDSAVSSNNPEARMDVTAWSSGRPKG, encoded by the coding sequence ATGTCGATTCCTGCATCCTGCCGGTCTGAGTTCGGAACCCTCGGCCGACTGATCCCAGCTGTTGCCGGCCAAGGTCCAGAACATATGGCCTTTGACGCCCTGTTGTTGGAACATTGCCAAAGCACAACCAACCCTGGCCCCGTGCTCCGCTTTTATCTCTGGGAAGGGTCCTGGTTGTCACTCGGGCGCCACCAGACACCGCAGTCCAATCATTGGCTCGATCTGGTCCGAAACGGACGCTTAAACATGGTCCGACGCCCTAGCGGTGGTGGGGCAGTTCTGCATGGCGGTGGCCTCACCTACGCCCTGATCTGGCCGGATCCACCTCGACAGCGACGCGAAGCGTATCGCCGCGTGAACGCCTGGATCTCCTCTGGATTAGCGCGACTCGGCCTTGAGCTTCATTCAGGGGATGATCCTGCCCTCGCTGGAAGCCAAGATTGCTTCGCCAGCGCCACCACGGCGGATCTCGTGGATCGCTCGGGGCATAAACGCATCGGCAGCGCCCAGTTTTGGCAGAGGGGGCACCTTCTGCAGCACGGTGAAATCCCCTTGGCTCCGTCCCAACAGCTTTGGGAAGAGGTCTTTGGAACAGCTCCTCCTTGCTGGCAGTCCACCGCTCCATCTGCTGCCAGTGTTGAAGCAGCTCTTACCGAGGCGATTGCGGAGCTCTGGCCCGGACTCCCCTGGGGCGTGACGCCAATCAGCGGTCGGGAACAGCAGCTCGTAGCGGAACGAGCTGCTGATTATGAGCTCAACGATTCAGCGGTCTCATCCAACAATCCGGAGGCACGCATGGACGTCACCGCCTGGAGCAGCGGTAGGCCAAAGGGATAG
- a CDS encoding site-2 protease family protein gives MGDGWQLMRIRGIPLRVHPSWFIILVLFTLAFQQQAAALPEASSSPVLSWLLGLSTALLLFVSVLMHELGHSLVALREGVKVSSITLFLLGGVARVERECSTAMGSFRVAAAGPAVSFVLAGLLLASQQAANHANPLLGNLVGQLGALNLVLALFNLLPGLPLDGGLILKALVWQFTGSQRRGVQVATATGRLLSLTAIMLGVYIFLRGGGFTGLWLVMLGWFGMGASRSQSQTLALQQLLINLHVGPASSKRYRVLEADQTLRSLSQMRLRGAESETDPLPDWVLVCRSGRWIGYVTDQPLKDLSVQYWDRQTVGEHMRPLAELPSLQESAPLWKAVLALEQSEHGRLLVTGAAGLPSGTLDRSDVGEAVLKGLSLKLPAPLLEAARRRNDYPFGLPLLQAVTSMRASGLLDETAESLSS, from the coding sequence ATGGGCGATGGCTGGCAGCTGATGCGGATTCGCGGCATTCCGCTTCGGGTCCACCCCAGCTGGTTCATCATTTTGGTGTTGTTCACACTTGCTTTTCAGCAACAGGCTGCGGCTCTTCCAGAAGCGTCTAGCTCCCCTGTTCTGAGCTGGTTGTTGGGCTTGTCCACAGCACTCTTGCTGTTTGTTTCGGTGCTGATGCACGAACTGGGCCATTCGCTTGTCGCCCTAAGGGAGGGGGTCAAGGTGAGCAGCATCACGCTTTTCTTGCTTGGTGGCGTTGCTCGCGTGGAACGGGAATGTTCCACGGCGATGGGATCCTTCCGGGTCGCCGCGGCTGGTCCAGCGGTCAGCTTTGTCTTGGCTGGTTTGCTTTTGGCCAGCCAGCAGGCTGCAAACCATGCCAATCCCTTGCTGGGCAATCTTGTTGGTCAGCTTGGTGCTCTTAATTTGGTCTTGGCTTTGTTCAACCTTTTGCCCGGACTGCCTCTCGACGGAGGCTTGATCCTTAAAGCGCTTGTGTGGCAATTCACCGGGAGCCAGCGCCGCGGGGTTCAGGTCGCTACGGCCACGGGGCGGCTTCTCTCGCTGACCGCGATCATGCTCGGGGTGTATATCTTCCTTCGAGGTGGTGGATTTACAGGCCTATGGCTTGTGATGTTGGGTTGGTTCGGCATGGGAGCCTCGCGGTCCCAATCTCAGACCCTGGCTCTCCAGCAGCTCTTGATCAACTTGCACGTAGGCCCTGCTTCCTCCAAGCGTTATCGGGTGCTGGAAGCTGATCAGACTTTGCGCAGCCTTAGCCAAATGCGTTTGAGGGGAGCTGAGTCTGAGACTGATCCACTGCCCGACTGGGTGCTTGTTTGCCGGTCTGGGCGCTGGATTGGATACGTCACCGATCAGCCACTCAAGGATCTCTCCGTTCAGTACTGGGATCGACAGACCGTTGGGGAGCACATGCGACCGCTAGCTGAACTCCCTTCTCTTCAAGAGTCAGCTCCACTTTGGAAAGCCGTTCTTGCACTTGAGCAAAGTGAACATGGCCGATTGCTTGTGACCGGTGCTGCGGGTCTTCCCTCCGGAACTCTGGATCGCAGTGATGTGGGCGAAGCGGTTTTGAAGGGGTTGTCCCTCAAATTGCCGGCTCCCCTTCTCGAAGCCGCTAGGCGCCGAAATGACTATCCCTTTGGCCTACCGCTGCTCCAGGCGGTGACGTCCATGCGTGCCTCCGGATTGTTGGATGAGACCGCTGAATCGTTGAGCTCATAA
- a CDS encoding phosphoribosylanthranilate isomerase, producing the protein MSNAAVALKICGLTDRSQACSIAAMGVQAIGVIGVDKTPRFVEEPLRRAIFTELEKLYPHVERVWVVADPCDYAIKSALQAEGTPTIVQLHGSETPERCLQLKQQHPTVRWWKALRLRTEQDLSDLSSFEPHIDALLLDAWSPDQLGGTGHRLDPNWFTHLHDQLKPNTVWWLAGGISSEWVPELLRIVSPYGLDASSRLEAKPGVKDLNKVRALVQTVHDNGPLRQ; encoded by the coding sequence ATGTCCAACGCGGCTGTCGCTCTGAAAATCTGTGGGCTCACCGATCGCTCTCAAGCCTGTTCCATCGCTGCCATGGGAGTGCAGGCGATCGGCGTGATCGGCGTGGACAAAACCCCCCGTTTCGTCGAGGAGCCGCTACGACGTGCCATCTTCACGGAATTGGAAAAGTTGTATCCGCACGTCGAGCGTGTCTGGGTTGTCGCGGATCCCTGCGACTACGCCATAAAAAGCGCGCTTCAAGCAGAGGGGACACCAACCATCGTTCAACTCCATGGATCGGAAACGCCAGAGCGCTGCCTTCAGCTGAAGCAGCAGCATCCAACGGTGCGCTGGTGGAAAGCCCTGAGACTACGAACGGAACAAGATCTCAGTGATCTCAGCTCTTTTGAACCCCATATCGACGCCCTATTACTCGATGCCTGGAGCCCTGATCAACTTGGTGGAACAGGCCATCGTCTGGACCCAAACTGGTTCACCCACTTGCATGACCAGCTCAAACCAAACACCGTCTGGTGGTTGGCTGGAGGGATCAGCTCCGAATGGGTCCCTGAACTTCTCAGGATTGTGTCGCCCTACGGACTCGACGCCTCAAGCCGTCTTGAAGCGAAACCAGGAGTGAAAGACCTCAACAAAGTTCGCGCCCTTGTTCAAACCGTTCATGACAACGGACCACTTCGGCAATAA
- the folE gene encoding GTP cyclohydrolase I, producing MTSTIPAISNETLTSLNAGVQPVSQRIRQRLVDQGISFLANDNVAAFIETGELDELELEVADRVRELLRSLVIDIDNDHNTAETAERVARMYLREVFKGRYNHQPKVASFPNVKQLDEIYTVGPISVRSACSHHLVPIMGNCWIGIKPGERVIGLSKFTRVADWVFSRPHIQEEAVMILADEIERLCAPQGLGIIIKAQHYCMKWRGVKEPQTSMVNSVVRGDFRHDPSLKQEFFELVRHQEAMLST from the coding sequence ATGACTTCTACTATTCCTGCCATCTCCAACGAGACTTTGACTTCACTCAACGCTGGAGTCCAACCCGTTTCTCAGAGAATCCGTCAGCGCCTCGTTGATCAGGGTATTTCTTTCCTTGCGAATGACAACGTTGCGGCCTTCATCGAAACCGGTGAGCTTGATGAGCTCGAGCTCGAGGTTGCTGATCGTGTCAGGGAGCTTCTGCGCAGCCTGGTTATTGACATCGACAATGATCACAACACTGCTGAGACGGCAGAGCGTGTGGCTCGGATGTATCTCCGTGAGGTGTTCAAGGGGCGCTACAACCATCAACCCAAGGTTGCGAGTTTTCCAAACGTCAAGCAACTCGACGAGATTTATACCGTTGGCCCCATAAGCGTTCGCTCTGCTTGCTCCCACCACCTTGTTCCAATCATGGGGAACTGCTGGATCGGAATCAAGCCTGGTGAGCGTGTGATTGGTCTCTCCAAGTTCACCCGTGTGGCTGATTGGGTGTTCTCAAGGCCACATATCCAAGAGGAAGCGGTGATGATTCTCGCCGACGAAATTGAGAGGCTGTGTGCTCCTCAGGGTTTGGGCATCATCATTAAGGCTCAGCACTACTGCATGAAGTGGAGAGGTGTAAAGGAACCGCAAACCAGCATGGTGAATTCAGTGGTTCGTGGTGATTTCCGTCATGACCCCAGCCTTAAGCAAGAATTCTTTGAGCTGGTGCGGCATCAGGAAGCGATGCTCAGCACCTGA
- a CDS encoding SDR family oxidoreductase, whose product MPSVLITGASRGIGRSAAFAFAEAGWDLILLSRSEASLQSLATELASTGQRIVYGAVDLTKPEEIAPGVATLLSQGLTPSVLINNAGAAWTGGLLEMPLDRWNWLMQLNLTSVFQMCAAVVPAMRPVGGLVINISSHAARNAFPNWGAYCTVKAALASFTRCLAEEERAHGIRACTLTLGAVDTSLWDSPTVQSTFNRRAMLPAEHVAVTLLHLAQQPSTQIVEDLTLMPATGAF is encoded by the coding sequence TTGCCCTCTGTATTAATTACCGGAGCATCTCGCGGCATTGGTCGTAGTGCTGCTTTTGCTTTTGCTGAAGCTGGCTGGGATCTCATTCTTTTGTCGCGCAGCGAAGCCTCTCTTCAATCTCTTGCCACTGAATTGGCATCCACAGGTCAACGCATCGTCTACGGAGCTGTTGATCTCACCAAGCCTGAGGAGATTGCTCCAGGGGTGGCAACATTGCTCAGTCAGGGGCTTACACCATCTGTATTGATCAATAACGCTGGTGCTGCTTGGACAGGAGGGCTACTTGAGATGCCCTTGGATCGCTGGAATTGGTTGATGCAGCTCAACCTCACCAGTGTGTTTCAAATGTGCGCTGCTGTGGTTCCTGCCATGCGCCCTGTAGGTGGACTGGTGATCAACATCAGCAGTCATGCTGCTCGAAATGCTTTCCCGAATTGGGGTGCTTATTGCACAGTGAAGGCAGCCTTAGCCAGTTTCACTCGCTGTCTCGCTGAAGAGGAAAGGGCTCACGGGATCCGCGCCTGCACGCTCACCCTCGGTGCTGTGGATACCTCACTTTGGGATTCGCCAACAGTCCAGAGCACGTTCAACCGGCGTGCCATGCTTCCTGCCGAACACGTTGCTGTTACGCTTCTTCATCTTGCGCAACAGCCGTCCACGCAAATCGTTGAAGACCTAACCCTGATGCCAGCTACTGGTGCCTTCTGA
- a CDS encoding acetyl-CoA carboxylase carboxyltransferase subunit alpha, whose protein sequence is MARRPLLEFEKPLIELEQQIEQIRQLARDSEVDVSQQLLQLETLAARRREEIFQNLTPAQKIQVARHPHRPSTLDFIQMFCDDWVELHGDRRGSDDQALVGGLGRIGDRSVVLLGHQKGRDTKENVARNFGMATPGGYRKALRLMEHADRFGLPILAFIDTPGAYAGLLAEEQGQGEAIAVNLREMFRLRVPIIATVIGEGGSGGALGIGVADRLLMFEHSVYTVASPEACASILWRDAAKAPEAAAALRITGKDLLSLGVVDEVLSEPSGGNNWAPLEAGATLREALERNLSELLALPPQELRDQRYRKFRAMGRFIEPTSTNADSAS, encoded by the coding sequence ATGGCACGTCGCCCCCTGCTCGAGTTTGAAAAGCCCCTGATTGAGCTTGAACAGCAGATTGAGCAGATCCGCCAGTTGGCTAGGGACTCAGAAGTTGATGTAAGCCAGCAGTTGCTTCAGCTAGAAACCCTTGCGGCTCGCAGACGCGAGGAGATTTTTCAAAACCTGACTCCAGCGCAGAAAATTCAGGTTGCTCGCCATCCTCATCGTCCGAGCACTCTGGATTTTATTCAGATGTTCTGCGATGACTGGGTTGAGCTCCATGGTGATCGTCGTGGGAGCGACGATCAGGCTTTGGTGGGTGGCCTCGGTCGCATCGGTGATCGCTCAGTGGTGCTTTTGGGCCATCAAAAGGGGCGTGACACCAAGGAAAACGTGGCTCGTAACTTTGGGATGGCAACCCCAGGTGGATATCGCAAGGCGTTGCGATTAATGGAGCATGCCGATCGTTTTGGTCTGCCGATTCTTGCTTTTATCGATACTCCTGGTGCTTATGCGGGCTTGCTGGCTGAAGAACAAGGCCAGGGTGAAGCGATCGCCGTCAACCTCCGTGAGATGTTCCGCTTGAGAGTGCCAATTATTGCCACGGTGATTGGCGAAGGCGGATCTGGTGGTGCACTTGGAATTGGTGTTGCTGACCGGCTGCTGATGTTTGAACACAGCGTTTATACGGTGGCGAGTCCAGAGGCCTGTGCCTCGATCCTTTGGCGTGATGCAGCCAAAGCACCGGAAGCGGCCGCGGCATTGCGAATCACTGGCAAAGACTTACTCAGTCTTGGTGTGGTTGATGAGGTGCTTTCGGAACCGTCGGGTGGAAACAATTGGGCTCCCCTTGAGGCGGGAGCAACGCTGCGGGAAGCCCTCGAACGCAATCTGTCTGAGCTTTTGGCTCTTCCGCCGCAAGAACTACGGGATCAGCGTTACCGAAAGTTTCGGGCGATGGGCCGCTTCATCGAGCCAACTTCGACAAATGCTGATTCAGCTTCTTAG
- a CDS encoding long-chain acyl-[acyl-carrier-protein] reductase, which translates to MFGLIGHSTSFEAARRKALELGFDHIAEGDLDVWCSAPPQLVEHVEVTSLTGKTIEGAYIDSCFVPEMLSRFKTARRKVLNAMELAQKKGINITALGGFTSIIFENFNLLKHQTIRSTTLEWERFTTGNTHTAWVISRQVEINAPLLGIDLSKARVAVVGATGDIGSAVCRWLTQRTGIKELLMVARQQQPLTDLREELGGGRILSLDEALPEADVVVWVASMPRTLEIDADRLQKPCLMIDGGYPKNLDSRVAGEGGVHVLKGGIVEFASDIGWTMMEIAEMEKPQRQMFACFAEAILLEFEACHTNFSWGRNNITLEKMDFIGAASMRHGFTTLNLQGQLQAAAA; encoded by the coding sequence ATGTTTGGTCTGATCGGACATTCCACCAGTTTTGAAGCGGCAAGGCGTAAAGCTTTAGAGCTGGGTTTCGATCACATTGCTGAGGGTGATCTTGATGTTTGGTGCAGTGCTCCGCCTCAGTTGGTGGAGCATGTGGAAGTCACGAGCCTGACAGGCAAAACAATTGAAGGGGCTTATATCGACTCGTGCTTTGTGCCAGAGATGCTGAGCCGCTTTAAAACGGCTAGGCGCAAGGTATTGAACGCCATGGAGCTTGCTCAGAAGAAAGGGATCAACATCACCGCTCTGGGCGGTTTTACTTCGATTATTTTTGAGAATTTCAACCTTCTGAAGCATCAAACCATTCGCAGCACCACGCTGGAGTGGGAGCGATTTACGACTGGAAACACCCATACGGCTTGGGTCATCAGTCGACAGGTTGAAATCAATGCTCCTTTGCTTGGTATTGACCTCAGTAAGGCTCGAGTTGCTGTGGTGGGAGCGACGGGAGACATTGGTAGTGCTGTTTGTCGCTGGTTAACCCAGAGGACCGGAATTAAAGAGCTGCTCATGGTCGCTCGTCAGCAGCAACCACTGACCGACCTACGAGAGGAACTGGGGGGCGGACGCATCCTCAGCTTGGATGAAGCGCTCCCAGAGGCTGATGTTGTGGTTTGGGTCGCAAGCATGCCCCGCACGTTGGAAATTGATGCGGATCGCTTGCAAAAACCATGCTTGATGATCGATGGCGGCTACCCCAAAAATCTTGATTCGCGGGTTGCAGGCGAAGGTGGCGTTCACGTCTTGAAGGGAGGCATTGTCGAATTTGCATCAGATATCGGCTGGACGATGATGGAAATTGCTGAGATGGAGAAGCCCCAGCGCCAGATGTTTGCTTGCTTTGCTGAGGCGATTCTTCTGGAGTTTGAGGCTTGTCATACCAACTTCAGCTGGGGTAGGAACAACATCACCCTTGAAAAAATGGATTTCATTGGTGCTGCCTCGATGCGGCATGGTTTCACCACTCTCAACCTTCAGGGGCAGCTTCAGGCTGCCGCTGCCTGA
- a CDS encoding aldehyde oxygenase (deformylating), which produces MPTLDSTAVAVLDEQQGLAELPDFTTDAYKDAYSRINAIVIEGEQEAHDNYLSLGTLIPDQAEELAKLAKMEMKHMKGFTACAKNLDVVADMPFAHEFFAPLHGNFQSALKEGKVVTCLLIQALLIEAFAISAYHIYIPVADPFARKITEGVVKDEYTHLNYGQEWLKANFEASRDELMEANKVNLPLIRSMLEQVAADASVLHMEKEDLIEDFLIAYQEALNEIGFSSRDIARMAAAALAI; this is translated from the coding sequence ATGCCAACCCTTGACTCCACAGCAGTCGCTGTGCTCGACGAACAGCAGGGTTTGGCAGAGCTACCTGATTTCACGACGGATGCTTACAAAGACGCATACAGCCGGATCAACGCCATCGTGATCGAAGGTGAGCAGGAAGCTCATGACAATTACCTCTCACTTGGAACGCTGATCCCTGATCAGGCTGAGGAACTCGCCAAGTTGGCGAAGATGGAAATGAAGCACATGAAGGGCTTCACCGCCTGCGCAAAAAATCTGGACGTCGTGGCTGATATGCCCTTTGCCCATGAGTTTTTTGCTCCTTTGCATGGCAATTTCCAATCGGCTCTGAAAGAGGGGAAGGTGGTCACCTGTCTGCTCATTCAGGCCCTATTGATTGAGGCCTTCGCCATCTCTGCCTATCACATCTATATCCCTGTTGCTGACCCCTTTGCCCGCAAAATCACTGAGGGAGTCGTCAAGGATGAGTACACCCACCTCAACTACGGCCAAGAGTGGCTGAAGGCCAACTTCGAGGCAAGCCGCGATGAGTTGATGGAAGCCAACAAAGTGAATCTTCCGCTCATTCGCTCAATGCTGGAGCAAGTTGCTGCTGATGCTTCTGTTTTGCATATGGAAAAAGAAGATCTGATCGAAGATTTTTTGATTGCTTACCAGGAAGCTTTGAATGAGATCGGATTTAGCTCCCGCGATATTGCTCGCATGGCGGCAGCAGCACTGGCTATCTAA